In the genome of Xyrauchen texanus isolate HMW12.3.18 chromosome 33, RBS_HiC_50CHRs, whole genome shotgun sequence, one region contains:
- the aatkb gene encoding serine/threonine-protein kinase LMTK1 isoform X2: MSMHASPASHAGPDVYILPLTEVSLPVAKQPGRSVQLLRSKDLGCHSLLYIKEIGHGCFGKVLLGEVHSGLSSTQVVVKELKSSASIQDQMHFLEEARPYRTLQHPALVQCLAQCTEVTPYLLIMEFCPLGDVKSYLRSCGASDSMIPDPLLLQRMACEITSGLLHLHKNNFTHSDLALRNCLLTSDINVKIGDYGLSHNKYKEDYFVTSDQTWIPLRWIAPELVDEVHGNLLVVDQTKESNVWSLGVTIWELFELGNQPYRHYSDRQVLSYAVKDQQLKLPKPLIKYPLAERWYEVMQFCWLQPDQRPTAEEVHLLLSYLCAKVASEAEEDFERRWNSLRPNTSQTNLHGAGALGIGMPVSSTTSSFPLLEHFPSGDGYHSESGDDILTVTETSHGLNFEYKWEQARAEQHYHSSSTTGTLGQGNPHCQEIYYPPGGMVGDCAVEGLPLGVSPSYFEPKQLHTTGVVPVLSAHSPFVSNEYYIRIEEPVQSNIDMNFTMCAYSPEFGEVNGLFLTGSGDSGECINCPSEAKPEDIYWSAEVHKSSAYDSDSSPAISLTMEPLLGHGSPLRPWESGHYVSYKDRDIGYYYEPSPPKRMDHYLIGDSTELPQESWGSRSLRQALGELEDPLGVSPSLGSPPQGYADPYLENIQGSIIGKNVTGGYYDMMGSLRKTMPGNHSVCIDMASGGAIFVGHNDSDSDEDIFVERRGRSWSTNNPANNPMNLCQMQGSCLQDSYADFHYTMPMTDVEDTWPEEQSLPYHISKQVDCLEATVKSNTCLVHGRHVASNPSPECNSYINICHEPREAEVYPVPCCQALSSSHFVDPLTGTLVRNCFMIDCIPGKSMVLPQKDQHLGHAPLSARHLVSKTETSREVAKHSEVSEQYVDIRVGEMILKQENTQQSPADPKTEVLTITSQLEKSSAELPNSEPELELSKTVDSGEDRGRSSISLVEIDDCSDDEITDVTSGIFCDFTVEEDTFDYTNPTFKSLQKQVGTPDSMDSIDIPSTACSSETLSPASIHPSSSPKTVDSGYDTENHESPEFVPKEPHEIQDAKAFNEPLGKVTSGTNFVSEEQQVKSAEAEQIDHNVDTVMALTASESSDGEFNALSDKTPYRDSAYFSDNDAGKDKESEEDINELEDQKEGPEENIDKEYLRPPQETDGDEYLLSSTKASEKALEQLEDITSKVLPMVEEGVSSCDNAIRECLSTLDNKVSTIENHFDGENLGIDSDHSAELVLLESQVFDSDVSPCPNVSHEDSFKQELTGNSPSLDTLTSEGDVADNVVSNGEDSIYELDKVKDVSCTILSTDEPVPQQETSEEVLVLGPESNHSSDSSTHKNLESRNKDPEKGWRKRSSTRSCSPPPLLEGRLSPMDGEEADEEGDSEDSDESDEELRTYSIREQSEESEDEILPVPIIVSDSSDAHKLRSLLKMPTLLSDSLSDEMDSKKKVVSFFDDVTVFLFDQESPTRELADNSSPLGGESSKPSAKDEVPNQKEKVNVSDDSSDGNISEESAGFEWEDDFPMLPLPTSTKGSPPDITSKPSLLTCSTKPVVQVSSRFTVSPSNVSRFSITHVSDSDMDSAGGSSEDGERE; this comes from the exons TCCAGCTCCTGAGATCCAAAGATCTTGGCTGCCACAGCTTGCTTTACATAAAGGAGATAGGACATGGCTGTTTTGGAAAG GTATTGTTGGGGGAGGTTCACTCTGGTCTTAGCAGTACCCAGGTGGTGGTGAAGGAACTAAAGTCCAGCGCCAGCATTCAGGACCAGATGCATTTCTTGGAAGAGGCTCGTCCATACCG GACTCTCCAGCACCCGGCTTTAGTGCAATGCCTCGCCCAATGCACAGAGGTCACACCCTACTTACTGATCATGGAGTTCTGCCCTCTG GGTGATGTTAAAAGCTACCTGCGCAGCTGCGGTGCATCAGATTCCATGATCCCTGACCCCTTACTGCTTCAGAGAATGGCATGTGAGATCACTTCAGGCTTGCTGCACCTTCACAAAAACAACTTCACCCACAG TGATTTGGCTTTAAGAAATTGCCTGCTTACATCAGACATAAACGTCAAGATCGGAGATTATGGACTATCACACAACAAGTACAAA GAAGACTACTTTGTGACATCAGACCAGACTTGGATTCCTTTACGCTGGATTGCCCCTGAGCTGGTGGATGAGGTTCATGGTAACTTGCTGGTGGTGGACCAAACTAAGGAAAGCAATGTCTG GTCACTTGGTGTAACGATCTGGGAGCTGTTTGAGTTGGGGAATCAGCCATATCGTCACTATTCAGACAGACAGGTTCTCAGCTATGCTGTAAAGGACCAGCAATTGAAGCTGCCCAAGCCTCTAATTAAGTACCCTCTTGCTGAACGCTG GTATGAAGTAATGCAGTTCTGTTGGCTTCAGCCTGACCAGAGGCCAACTGCAGAGGAAGTTCATCTGCTGCTTAGTTACCTATGTGCCAAAGTTGCCAGTGAGGCTGAAGAAGACTTTGAGAGGCGCTGGAACTCCTTGAGACCCAACACAAGCCAAACCAATCTACACGGAGCCGGTGCACTTGGAATTGGCATGCCCGTGTCATCCACCACTTCCTCATTCCCTCTACTGGAGCACTTTCCCTCTGGAGACGGCTACCACTCTGAGTCTGGAGATGACATCCTAACAGTTACTGAAACCAGCCATGGCCTCAACTTTGAGTACAAGTGGGAGCAGGCCAGGGCTGAACAGCACTACCACTCTTCATCCACTACTGGAACTTTAGGTCAAGGAAACCCCCATTGTCAGGAGATCTACTACCCTCCAGGAGGAATGGTGGGTGATTGTGCAGTTGAAGGACTTCCCCTAGGGGTTTCTCCTTCATACTTTGAGCCAAAGCAACTACACACCACAGGTGTGGTACCAGTTTTGAGTGCTCATAGTCCATTTGTGAGTAATGAGTATTACATCCGCATTGAGGAGCCAGTGCAAAGTAATATTGACATGAACTTCACCATGTGTGCTTACAGTCCAGAGTTTGGGGAAGTCAATGGACTCTTTTTAACTGGTAGTGGAGACTCTGGGGAGTGTATCAACTGTCCCTCTGAAGCCAAGCCAGAAGACATATACTGGTCAGCGGAGGTCCACAAAAGCAGTGCCTATGATTCAGACAGCAGTCCTGCTATTTCTCTAACTATGGAGCCTCTTTTAGGCCATGGAAGTCCTCTCAGGCCATGGGAGTCTGGTCACTATGTTTCATACAAAGACAGAGATATAGGTTACTATTATGAGCCATCACCTCCAAAGCGAATGGACCACTACTTGATTGGAGACTCAACAGAACTGCCACAAGAGAGCTGGGGATCTCGAAGCCTGAGACAAGCACTTGGGGAACTGGAGGACCCTTTAGGGGTCTCACCATCTCTTGGAAGTCCACCACAGGGTTATGCTGATCCTTACTTAGAGAACATACAAGGCTCCATTATAGGAAAGAATGTCACGGGAGGGTACTATGATATGATGGGTTCCTTGAGGAAGACTATGCCAGGCAACCACTCAGTTTGCATCGACATGGCGTCGGGTGGAGCTATATTTGTAGGGCATAATGACAGTGACTCTGACGAAGACATATTTGTGGAAAGGCGAGGAAGGAGTTGGTCCACCAACAATCCAGCAAATAACCCAATGAACTTGTGTCAGATGCAAGGGTCTTGTCTGCAGGATTCTTATGCAGACTTCCACTACACTATGCCAATGACGGATGTTGAGGATACATGGCCAGAAGAGCAGAGCCTGCCATACCACATTTCTAAACAAGTCGACTGCTTAGAGGCAACAGTCAAAAGTAATACTTGTTTGGTGCATGGAAGACATGTTGCTTCAAACCCTTCACCTGAGTGCAACTCGTATATAAATATATGCCACGAACCCAGAGAGGCTGAAGTATACCCCGTGCCATGTTGTCAGGCTTTGAGCAGTTCACATTTTGTAGACCCTCTAACAGGGACACTTGTGAGGAACTGCTTCATGATTGACTGTATTCCAGGGAAAAGCATGGTGTTACCCCAAAAAGACCAACATCTTGGCCATGCACCTTTATCTGCTAGACATCTAGTGTCCAAAACAGAGACATCAAGGGAAGTTGCAAAACACTCTGAGGTATCTGAGCAATATGTGGATATTAGAGTAGGGGAAATgatcttaaaacaagaaaacactcaACAATCTCCAGCAGACCCTAAGACCGAAGTTCTTACCATCACCTCACAGTTGGAGAAATCCTCAGCCGAATTACCCAATTCAGAGCCTGAGTTAGAGTTGAGTAAGACGGTGGACAGTGGTGAGGATCGTGGACGCTCTAGTATCAGCCTAGTGGAGATTGATGACTGTAGCGATGATGAAATCACTGACGTAACCTCAGGGATTTTTTGTGACTTTACAGTGGAAGAAGACACTTTTGACTACACCAATCCAACATTCAAGTCATTACAAAAGCAGGTTGGTACCCCAGACTCAATGGACTCTATTGACATACCATCCACAGCATGTTCAAGTGAGACTCTAAGTCCtgcgtccatccatccatcaagctCTCCCAAGACTGTGGATAGCGGCTACGACACAGAAAACCATGAATCTCCAGAATTTGTTCCAAAGGAACCCCATGAGATACAAGATGCCAAAGCCTTCAACGAGCCCTTGGGAAAGGTGACATCTGGAACTAACTTTGTCAGTGAAGAACAACAGGTTAAAAGTGCTGAAGCTGAGCAGATAGATCACAATGTTGATACTGTAATGGCCTTGACAGCATCTGAGAGCAGTGATGGTGAGTTTAATGCACTGAGTGATAAAACTCCATACAGAGATTCGGCCTACTTCTCTGACAATGATGCAGGGAAAGATAAAGAAAGTGAAGAGGACATCAATGAACTTGAGGACCAGAAAGAGGGACCAGAAGAAAATATAGATAAAGAATACCTACGTCCTCCACAGGAGACAGATGGAGATGAATATCTTTTGTCATCTACAAAGGCGAGTGAAAAGGCTCTCGAACAGCTTGAGGACATAACCTCCAAAGTTCTTCCAATGGTAGAAGAAGGAGTGTCTTCTTGTGACAATGCCATCCGTGAATGTCTCTCAACTCTTGATAACAAAGTATCCACCATAGAAAACCATTTTGATGGTGAAAACCTTGGGATAGATTCAGATCACTCTGCAGAACTTGTACTTTTGGAATCTCAAGTATTTGATTCAGATGTATCCCCTTGTCCCAATGTAAGTCATGAGGATTCTTTCAAGCAAGAACTTACCGGGAACAGTCCATCTCTTGACACACTAACCTCTGAGGGTGATGTTGCAGACAATGTTGTGTCCAATGGAGAGGACAGTATATATGAGCTCGACAAAGTCAAAGATGTGAGCTGTACGATTTTGTCCACAGATGAACCAGTGCCTCAGCAGGAAACATCAGAGGAGGTGTTAGTGCTTGGGCCAGAAAGCAACCATTCTTCTGATTCCTCCACACATAAAAATCTGGAATCTAGGAATAAAGACCCTGAAAAGGGATGGCGTAAAAGAAGCTCCACACGTTCTTGTTCTCCTCCCCCTTTACTAGAAGGACGGCTGTCTCCCATGGATGGGGAGGAGGCAGATGAGGAAGGTGACTCTGAGGACAGTGATGAATCGGATGAGGAACTGCGCACGTACAGCATTCGGGAGCAGAGCGAAGAAAGTGAGGATGAGATCTTGCCTGTGCCTATTATTGTAAGTGACAGCAGTGATGCACACAAACTCAGAAGCCTACTCAAGATGCCAACTCTGCTTAGCGATTCACTGTCTGATGAAATGGACTCCAAAAAGAAGGTGGTGTCCTTCTTTGATGATGTCACCGTCTTTCTGTTTGACCAG GAAAGCCCTACCAGGGAGCTGGCAGATAACAGCTCTCCCCTTGGTGGAGAGTCAAGCAAACCAAGTGCAAAGGACGAAGTGCCAAACCAGAAGGAAAAGGTCAATGTCTCAGATGACTCTTCAGATGGAAACATATCAGAAGAGA GTGCAGGGTTTGAATGGGAAGATGATTTCCCCATGTTGCCCCTTCCCACATCTACCAAGGGTTCTCCTCCAGACATCACTTCAAAGC